The proteins below come from a single Hemitrygon akajei chromosome 2, sHemAka1.3, whole genome shotgun sequence genomic window:
- the LOC140717532 gene encoding SLAM family member 9-like, with translation MNRLILLLVLAVFAKITWEEEIKLVSAPGDSVWFPGVDADQRRQIGVFQWKKVSRNDTKEHLKPILKFHKSNKEPALIQNYSGRITFSTFNGSFAIHNITREDEGLYRLFINLKRVAVQAVWVRVIDKLSAVSLRSNSSSIGDTIQLSCNISGYPHQYQWRKDGGGIGPRHQLVKGNRVLVIPGASSDDCGTYTCIATNPVSSVQISHSLTIYGIPPDQIMVIMLGTAGLLFFGVNVLGSIAFCTYKCMSEQESRGKLYLFLMWMISWHIPSLLVIQLALISWSIVEGIVTLPIIILFTASLLLLFMPELGKINSGLEHCVSVAVPLSGLVMICLSNYILKAKFHQLNKGCHSRTLTWGTFLASTAVIGLIHSVCFAVCHYHRNKAQTGDSKQLIGETHDLEAESSYEAECKNALVV, from the exons ATGAACAGGCTTATTCTACTGCTGGTGTTGGCTGTCTTTGCAAAGATCACGT GGGAGGAAGAGATCAAGCTTGTCTCAGCCCCTGGAGACTCCGTTTGGTTTCCTGGCGTGGATGCAGATCAAAGGCGCCAGATCGGGGTGTTCCAATGGAAGAAGGTCAGCAGGAACGATACGAAGGAACATTTGAAGCCGATTCTGAAGTTTCACAAGAGCAACAAGGAGCCTGCCTTGATTCAAAATTACAGCGGGCGCATCACCTTCTCCACATTTAATGGGTCATTTGCCATTCATAACATAACACGTGAAGACGAAGGTCTATATCGGCTCTTCATCAACCTGAAAAGAGTCGCGGTGCAGGCGGTTTGGGTGAGAGTAATAG ATAAACTCTCAGCAGTTTCTTTGAGGAGTAACTCCAGCTCCATAGGTGATACCATCCAGCTCAGCTGCAACATCAGTGGATACCCTCATCAGTATCAGTGGCGGAAAGACGGAGGGGGCATCGGCCCACGTCACCAGCTCGTGAAGGGAAACAGAGTCCTCGTCATCCCAGGGGCCTCGAGTGATGACTGTGGAACGTACACCTGTATTGCAACGAATCCTGTCAGCTCCGTCCAGATAAGTCACAGCCTGACTATTTACG GTATTCCCCCAGATCAGATTATGGTCATTATGCTTGGGACAGCAGGTCTGTTGTTCTTTGGAGTGAATGTCCTTGGATCAATTGCATTCTGTACCTATAAGTGCATGTCAGAGCAAG AATCTCGAGGGAAACTATATCTCTTCTTAATGTGGATGATTTCCTGGCACATTCCGTCTCTCCTTGTCATTCAGTTGGCGCTCATTTCCTGGAGTATTGTTGAAG GTATTGTCACTCTACCAATAATTATTTTATTCACTGCATCTCTCCTGCTGTTGTTCATGCCTGAACTAGGAAAGATTAACAGTGGCCTGGAACATTGTG TTTCCGTGGCTGTACCGCTTAGTGGACTTGTTATGATCTGCTTATCCAATTACATCCTGAAGGCAAAGTTTCACCAGTTAA ATAAAGGTTGTCACAGCCGCACTCTGACCTGGGGCACGTTCCTCGCATCAACAGCTGTGATTGGATTGATTCACTCCGTGTGCTTTGCAGTGTGTCACT ATCATCGAAACAaggcacagacaggagacagtaaACAG